In Anticarsia gemmatalis isolate Benzon Research Colony breed Stoneville strain chromosome 4, ilAntGemm2 primary, whole genome shotgun sequence, the DNA window TCAATATcctcatttaaaaataatcagtttagtacaaataagttaaatttttaAGACTCAAACTCGGTTTCAAAAACGgtttttagtataataaatcTGCATCTCTGTTTTCAAATTGCCCAAAAGACCCGAGTTCAGCAGTGTTTACAGGACGCCATATTTAATCAAATGTCAACTTCGCTGAATGCCTGGAGGTTATGTTTTGATTGGGAATTttaggattttttaaataaaacgctGCTATTACTACGTTTTACTTTAAAAGGATTTCAAAATGCTcgacaaaattttgtataatactgTGCTTTCCCAGACTTTGTCACCCTGTGGGAAGTATTTAGTAGCCGGTAACATTTATGGTCAGATAGCTGTATTTGAGTAAGTATTATTCAATGGTGATACTATTTGTCGCCAAATAAAGACTAACAGCATGGATTACGTAGGTTTAGCATTCTATTATTCATATACTTTGTTCTGTTTCAGCCTTGACCGTATTCTTAACCCAGTTGTGGAGCTTCTAACATCTGACTACAACAAGCCTAAACTTATTCACACCACCGAATCTGGGCATCAAATATGTAGTTTAGCAAGTACAGAGAAGTTTTTAATAGTTGGATCCGTCAATGAAATAACTGGATGGGATTGGAAGCATGTAATCAGTGGCAAACTGAGTAAACCTTCATGGAGTAACAAGATAGAATCTAAAACCTCTTTGGAGCAGGTAGATGTGAATAGTCTATGGTTGTCTGAAGATGAGGTCAAGCTGTATGCAGGATGTGGAGACAACAATATCTATGTGTATAATATGGAAGATGGCAGACTGCTATCAACATTTAAAGGACACACAGATTTTATACACTCTGTCCATGGCAAGTGAGTATTTACAACTCAAGATCTCATTTATGTTAGTAAAACCCTAGTGCCCTCCATACAATTCAAGTCAATTTACTACATGATGTGTGTATGTAATCTACTATGAAGgagataaaattgtttaatgtttcATAACATCAACAAATGTGTCTAAAACAAGTTTGTAAACAACAATACAGCTTGTATTTTGGCCATATTCtgctttctattttattatatcatctTGTAtaccattaataaaaaaaatagacttttaaaatgtcatattCTTTCTAGGAACCAGCAACTGATATCAGCCAGTGAGGATGGCAGTGTGATGTTGTGGGACACAAGAACACGctcacacacaaacaaactgaCTCCACACACTAACAGTAAAGTGAGCAGACCTGACATTGGCAAGTGGGTTGGTTCTGCGGCCCTCAGTGATGACTGGATTGTAAGTATATAGATTTTTCCCTAGGCTggtagtgtcccactgctggacaaaggctgGCCAAATGATAATTTATATGAGAAATTTTATCATTTGTTGGTGATCccaataaataagtaaattactaTTTCCTTTCCTTTAAGTATATACTGagttgatattataaaaaaggaaaaaaaaattggaatgaAATTTTTAAACACTTCAAATTATGAACAAATGACTGCTCTAGTTTTACTTATAGTGGTTTATTGAGTATAGAATGTTTCTTTTGCTCAATGAGGCATTTTCACATAAGACACCAGCGGGACTAGAGAAAGTCACTTTTCTGTAAGCATTAACTCtgtaaatttataaattcacaACTAGCACTATGGCACAAAAGTCATCATTATTATATACTGTATTATCAATAAGCTTTCTATCTCCCATTAGGTTTGCGGCGGAGGTCCTCGCCTAGCACTCTGGCACCTACGATCATTAGACGCCGTCACAGTCTTCGACATCCCGGACCACGGGATCCACGTGTCATTCTTCCACGACGACTGTGTCATTGCCGGAGGAGCAGCCAAGCATTTATACCAGCTCTGCTACTCCGGCGAAGTGAAGGTAGAACTCCCCGTGTCAGCGACGACCGTCTACTCAGCAGTACTTAAAACAAGTCCCAATAAAATCCTGGCAATTGCCGGTTCAAGTCCTGAAATAGATCTCTGCACTACTTTTACTTATAGAGACCAGGTTTTGCATTTTCGGTAAGTAGTTTTCTAttgtaagattattttttggtaaataataaacgaaagtaagttttgaaacactttattttatttacagtcttAAAATTGGTAGTATGATTGAGGTATGACATTctattaaattagattttacagcttcgaaacaatatttttcctgCTTCTCTCTAAAGCGAAGTAACAAAACATCTGCCAGTATGATTtgatttacaaacaaacaaagtaccTTTTCAGAAGCTTAAATACGTAacgtaatatttacaaaaacataccTACACTTTTAATGCCATCAAcgacttaattttattatttgtgtgttCACTCTTCTACGAAACAGTCGCATGCATGCAATGCGTGTAGCAAATGACTACATAGGCGTTAACATGCCCAT includes these proteins:
- the thoc6 gene encoding THO complex subunit 6, which gives rise to MLDKILYNTVLSQTLSPCGKYLVAGNIYGQIAVFDLDRILNPVVELLTSDYNKPKLIHTTESGHQICSLASTEKFLIVGSVNEITGWDWKHVISGKLSKPSWSNKIESKTSLEQVDVNSLWLSEDEVKLYAGCGDNNIYVYNMEDGRLLSTFKGHTDFIHSVHGKNQQLISASEDGSVMLWDTRTRSHTNKLTPHTNSKVSRPDIGKWVGSAALSDDWIVCGGGPRLALWHLRSLDAVTVFDIPDHGIHVSFFHDDCVIAGGAAKHLYQLCYSGEVKVELPVSATTVYSAVLKTSPNKILAIAGSSPEIDLCTTFTYRDQVLHFR